The Chloroflexota bacterium DNA window GAAGAAAATCCTGGCGGTCAACCGCACGAGTTTGAATTGCGAATAGTCGGACATTGTTCAGTGAACTGTGAACAGTGAACCGTGAACAGTGATTGCATACCGTTCACGGTTCACTATTTACTTGCTGTTAGCCCTTCGTCGCGCCGGCCGTGATGCCGCTGACGAAGCGGTCCGTGAAAAAGAAGTACAGGATAGCAATCGGCAATGATGACACGGTGGCGGCTGCCATCAGTGGCCCCCACGAGAAATAGTCGCCGCCGATGAATACGCCGACAATCCCGTTCGTCAGCATTTTGTTATCGCCGCCGCTCACAAAGGCGATCGCGTAGAGCAGTTCGTTCCACGAAGCCGTGAAGGAAAAAATGGCCGCGGTGATGATGCCGGGCATCGCCATCGGCAGCGTGATGCGCACAATCGCGCTGACCCGGCTGGCGCCATCCACCATGGCGCACTCCTCCGGCTCGTGCGGCACATTGGCGAAATAGCCGCTCAACAGCCAGGTGCAAAACGGAATCAGGAAGGTGGGGTACGTGAGCCATAGCGAGGGCAGCGTGCCCAGCAGCCCCCAGCCGTTGAGTATTTGCGCGAGCGGCACAAACAGGAAGGTGCGCGGTGCGAGATAGGTGATGAACACCAGCGTGCCGGCGATCGCCGCGCCGCGAAAGCGCAGCCGCGCAATGGCAAAACCGGCCATGACGGAAATGGTCACCGCGATCGCCGTGGTGGCGACGGAAACGGAGAAGGTATTCCAGAACCAGGTAAAAACATGCGGCGTTCCGAACAAGGTGCCGTAGTTCAGCAGGTTCGGTCTTTCCGCCAACAGGAAGTTGCCGCTGAAATCGTAGATATCCTTCTCGAACTTCAGAGAGGAGATAAACCCCCAGTAGAACGGAAACAGCAGGATGAAGCCCACGCTCGCCAGCAAGAAATAAAAGGGCGTCGCCCGGAAGGCTTTGCGGGAATGTCGCGCAAGGTTCATGGTAGTTAGTTCGCCTCCTGGCGGCGCACGCTGATCAGCGAGGCGATGACCAGTAATATTAACAGTGGAAACATCGTCATAGTGACTGCGGCACCCAGTCCAACGAACCCGGAGGAGAACGTCAGGGTGTACGCCGTCAGCGAGAAAAGGGTTGTGGCGTCGTTGGGTCCGCCGCGCGTCAGCAGGAACGGCAGGTCAAAATCGCCCAGCGTGCCGATCGTGGAGATGAGCGACACGATAATGACAACGGGCAGAATCATCGGAAAGGTGATCTGCCAAAACGACTGCCAG harbors:
- a CDS encoding carbohydrate ABC transporter permease gives rise to the protein MNLARHSRKAFRATPFYFLLASVGFILLFPFYWGFISSLKFEKDIYDFSGNFLLAERPNLLNYGTLFGTPHVFTWFWNTFSVSVATTAIAVTISVMAGFAIARLRFRGAAIAGTLVFITYLAPRTFLFVPLAQILNGWGLLGTLPSLWLTYPTFLIPFCTWLLSGYFANVPHEPEECAMVDGASRVSAIVRITLPMAMPGIITAAIFSFTASWNELLYAIAFVSGGDNKMLTNGIVGVFIGGDYFSWGPLMAAATVSSLPIAILYFFFTDRFVSGITAGATKG